One segment of Cyprinus carpio isolate SPL01 chromosome B20, ASM1834038v1, whole genome shotgun sequence DNA contains the following:
- the LOC109112590 gene encoding OCIA domain-containing protein 2-like has product MNEKDMSTEGNQSMGGEGVVDTKPGQSGWKQFQCPIADPRFPREDIKQIWKECQYESFWYRALPLSASSMAVTSGLIYSGVWKKSKRFGYFPKLLLAGVVGYAVGKASYVGTCREKFYNKLGPDFAKGFGPTPPGFGPSGCKPGHKHCIHVCEKCKQEEAQATAIAPDAPTQT; this is encoded by the exons ATGAATGAAAAAGACATGAGTACAGAAGGAAATCAGAGTATGGGTGGAGAAGGAGTGGTGGACACAAAACCTGGCCAGTCTGGGTGGAAG CAATTCCAGTGCCCCATAGCTGATCCACGCTTTCCTAGGGAAGATATAAAGCAGATATGGAAGGAATGTCAGTATGAGAGCTTCTGGTATCGAG CTCTTCCACTGTCTGCCAGCAGCATGGCTGTGACTAGTGGCCTCATATATAGCG gcGTCTGGAAAAAGTCCAAGCGATTTGGGTATTTCCCTAAACTCCTTT TGGCGGGTGTTGTGGGTTATGCTGTAGGCAAAGCTTCCTATGTCGGGACCTGCAGAGAAAAGTTTTACAATAAACTGGGACCAGATTTCGCCAAAGGGTTTGGTCCGACTCCTCCTGGGTTTGGACCTAGTGGCTGTAAACCTGGACATAA ACACTGCATCCATGTGTGTGAGAAATGCAAACAAGAAGAAGCACAAGCCACAGCAATAGCGCCCGATGCACCCACTCAGACCTGA
- the LOC109112588 gene encoding OCIA domain-containing protein 1-like isoform X2, which translates to MSQASSGFTPAAPVPQGSSKGSFSASYIPNEEERRVFRECNSESLWYRSLPFSAIAIAATQVMVSRGILTPSPRFGSLPKVAFAGMFGYITGKMSYMRVCEEKFRKLENSPLGEALRQRRLHHMPSELNQFEGANPSESQQSVSESAFQPSTEVSSMPESDSSYTSDYTYSRPSQSYDPTPFSSGFSDSGPVNIRDDISPQDEDVPKKKPVLYEELRSKNRENYEVTLTQKAETQMKPQTVAPVPKKEVKKNQYGDAWEE; encoded by the exons ATGTCGCAAGCTTCGTCTGGGTTCACTCCGGCTGCTCCAGTCCCACAGGGGTCTAGTAAG GGTTCTTTCAGTGCCTCGTATATTCCCAATGAAGAAGAGAGGCGAGTCTTCAGAGAGTGCAATTCAGAAAGCCTCTGGTACAGAT CCTTGCCATTTTCTGCCATTGCAATTGCAGCCACTCAGGTAATGGTTTCAAGAG GAATCCTTACTCCATCACCCAGATTCGGCTCTCTTCCCAAAGTTGCAT TTGCTGGCATGTTTGGATACATTACTGGGAAAATGTCTTACATGAGGGTCTGTGAAGAAAAGTTTCGGAAGCTGGAGAACTCCCCACTGGGAGAGGCACTACGACAGAGGCGTCTGCATCACATGCCTTCAGA gcTTAACCAGTTTGAGGGTGCAAACCCATCAGAATCTCAACAGTCTGTTTCGGAGTCAGCTTTCCAACCTTCAACAGAAGTCAGTTCTATGCCTGAGAGCGACAGCAGTTACACCAGTGACTATACCTACAGCAGACCCTCCCAATCATATGACCCCACTCCTTTCAGTTCTGGATTCAGTGATTCTGGGCCTGTTAACATCAGGGATGATATTTCTCCTCAAG ATGAGGATGTGCCCAAAAAGAAGCCAGTGTTGTATGAGGAACTACGTAGCAAGAATAGAGAGAACTATGAGGTCACTCTCACACAGAAAGCTGAAACACAGATGAAACCACAAACAGTGGCACCAGTACCTAAGAAGGAAG TTAAAAAGAACCAATATGGAGATGCTTGGGAAGAGTAA
- the LOC109112588 gene encoding OCIA domain-containing protein 1-like isoform X1 encodes MSQASSGFTPAAPVPQGSSKGSFSASYIPNEEERRVFRECNSESLWYRSLPFSAIAIAATQVMVSRGILTPSPRFGSLPKVAFAGMFGYITGKMSYMRVCEEKFRKLENSPLGEALRQRRLHHMPSELNQFEGANPSESQQSVSESAFQPSTEVSSMPESDSSYTSDYTYSRPSQSYDPTPFSSGFSDSGPVNIRDDISPQAPLYPDEDVPKKKPVLYEELRSKNRENYEVTLTQKAETQMKPQTVAPVPKKEVKKNQYGDAWEE; translated from the exons ATGTCGCAAGCTTCGTCTGGGTTCACTCCGGCTGCTCCAGTCCCACAGGGGTCTAGTAAG GGTTCTTTCAGTGCCTCGTATATTCCCAATGAAGAAGAGAGGCGAGTCTTCAGAGAGTGCAATTCAGAAAGCCTCTGGTACAGAT CCTTGCCATTTTCTGCCATTGCAATTGCAGCCACTCAGGTAATGGTTTCAAGAG GAATCCTTACTCCATCACCCAGATTCGGCTCTCTTCCCAAAGTTGCAT TTGCTGGCATGTTTGGATACATTACTGGGAAAATGTCTTACATGAGGGTCTGTGAAGAAAAGTTTCGGAAGCTGGAGAACTCCCCACTGGGAGAGGCACTACGACAGAGGCGTCTGCATCACATGCCTTCAGA gcTTAACCAGTTTGAGGGTGCAAACCCATCAGAATCTCAACAGTCTGTTTCGGAGTCAGCTTTCCAACCTTCAACAGAAGTCAGTTCTATGCCTGAGAGCGACAGCAGTTACACCAGTGACTATACCTACAGCAGACCCTCCCAATCATATGACCCCACTCCTTTCAGTTCTGGATTCAGTGATTCTGGGCCTGTTAACATCAGGGATGATATTTCTCCTCAAG CTCCGCTCTATCCAGATGAGGATGTGCCCAAAAAGAAGCCAGTGTTGTATGAGGAACTACGTAGCAAGAATAGAGAGAACTATGAGGTCACTCTCACACAGAAAGCTGAAACACAGATGAAACCACAAACAGTGGCACCAGTACCTAAGAAGGAAG TTAAAAAGAACCAATATGGAGATGCTTGGGAAGAGTAA